Genomic window (Cuculus canorus isolate bCucCan1 chromosome 15, bCucCan1.pri, whole genome shotgun sequence):
tgcAGAGGATGTGGAAAGGGAATGCAGCATTTCTCCTTGCAATGCAATGCAGGGATGTTCAGCTGTTTGTGTGCAGTCATTTTTGAGTGACAGCCTTGGTTGAAATCGGaattttccactcttttctgTTACGAAATGAGTGAAACAAAAGGCTATGGAGAAATTATATGGAGTATCCCTTTTCTGAAGGAACCTGCTGTTAAACTGCGCTGCTGTCTGCTCGCCTTTGGTCCCCAGCATGCGTGTGTTTATGTGATGGCATTAACACTTCCCATCCACAACCCCCTTCCTCCTGGCCGCTCAAGCTGCGCTAACGCATCATTCCCAAACGCCGCAGCGCTGTTTGGAGGCTGCTGGCATCCTGCTCTCCCAAATCCTCTGCTTCAGGCGTGAAGGCAGGAGGGACTTGTTACAAAATCCAGTGAAAATGAAGTCATCGGGCATTAATTTGGAGCAGACCTGCCTGCATTACAGCGATCCTGAAATGATCTGAGTTagtgctgggctggggcagggatTCTATATCACCCCGGGGAGCTTCCAGGCATGGAACAGGGTCCACGGAGAGAGGCTGGGAAggtgcagctgagctgcagacaGGAATCCAGCATGAATTCTGTACTTTGTGGATGTTTTCTCATTCCTTCATTTAAAATGcgtttcagaaaacatttcctgatGCGGTGcaacttgtttgtttgttttgcaagaaTTATGAATTAAACATGCAGAAAGCCTTCGGGATAACAGCCAAGGTTAGAGACGGTTCAGAGGGAGAAAACGTTTTAAGTATGTGAATAATTCCTTTGCCTTGAAGTTGaggctgtgttttcttttgggcttttttttttttgacggATAGCATCCAAAAGAAAAGTGCTTCGCATTAGGGAGCAGTTAAAGGGCAAttgattctctttttttcttatcaagGAATAGTAAGggagattttgtttgttttgttctttatttcaaaaggactctgctgctccagaggaACACTGGGCAGGTACGGAtgcttttttcagtgctgcatGCCTTCGCTGTCTGTCACCCAGCGCATGCCTGCCCTGCTGTGCCTTGGTGTTTAAGCACTGTGTTTGATTTTACCATCTCCCCCTCCTTGCCTCCCTTCTCTTTTAAGTAGGGAGGTAGAAGGGGAAGAGGTCCTGGGCAGGACATTTGTACCAGAGGGCCCTtacagctcctgctcctcttggTCTGggtttgcagcagcagccaccagtCCCGTCAGAGCTCTGACCTCAGATTTACAGCCCTGTTGGTCTCTGGAGCTCCAGGGATCTGCTGCAGCCGGTCTGTGGGGCCTCTTATCGCCAAAGCAGGCTCTTATCAGGCTGGGCAGGGCGGATCTGTTTTGGAGAGTGGGGCAGGTTGATTAGGAGCTTGGTGACCCCTCCCTTAGGCATTGATGGAGGTGACCAAGCACCCAGCGTCGGGAGCCTTAAGGAAAGAGTCAGTGGtgcaaaatgaaacagcagctcAGGCCAACACGGTCACCTCCAGCGGTGTGCAAGGACTTTGGGCACTGAGGCGACTGGTTTCTGACTTGGAAAGGCTGACACCTCTTTTCCTGTGGGTGTACGGACCCTGACCTGAATTGCAGGGCCCCGGCAATGGACAACCTTGTTCTCTTCGTTTCTCTTCCTTGGTTTTATGGCAGAGCCTCTTAGGGTTTGGTTGTTCCTTTTAAGAACTGTGCATCTGTGAGTTGAACAGTAGAGCCCAGGCATTTCTATCTGGAATTAGATTGGCTTCTTGGATCCGTTTAAACATTTAACCAAAAGCAAATAGGGAAGCACTGCTATTGCATCGAGGCAGCCTGAGAGCAAGAACCATGCAGTGCCCTGTCCCGGCAGGGAGCCTTGCCCTCCACAAAGAGCCTGTCTTCTCCCCGTGCCCTGAGCAGGATGGAATTTCCCTCACTTCTGTTGTAGCAGTGTGtatatttctctatttctcctttttccttttatttttctttctcctttctttgccttttggaAACATGGCCTTTAGTGCTCTTTTTGCCAAGTCACTGTCTCAAGCTGACCTTTGTCCAGCTGTTTCCCCTCCGTTCTGCTTTCCTGACCCTTGAAATCTTCTCTCCAATCGAGGTATGGCACTTTGCCCGCATGAGCACGTCTCTGGCAGCAAAGTGTCCCGTCTCTGTCCAGTGCAGCTGCAGGCACCGAGAGCCTCCCGTGGCAATAACACTGTCTCGTGGTGGACTCTCTCCCCTTCCTGAAGGAGGCAGGTTGAGCTGTCCCTACCCTTCCTTCTCTGGGATTGTGTGCTGGGGAACCTGCTGTCTCTGACCTCGTCCCCTCCCTAGACTAACCTGAGCGTTGtctgttttggggtccccaggtcAAGCGCAGCTGCGTGCAGCCTTCCTGCGCACAGAGCACGAGCAGAGGAAGTCAAAGACAGTCACACAAGCCGACATGAAGGTGGAATTACTCCCAGCCCTCACAGACAACTACATGTACCTCCTCATCGATGAGGAAACAAAGGAGGCTGCGATAGTCGATCCTGTGCAGCCCCAGAAGGTAATGCTGTCCGCTGCCCTTGTGAGCAGGGCGCTCACCGCTGCAGGGTTGGGAGATCCTTTAGGTTTTCACGTCCAAGATTAGTCCCACGCTGACTTAGACctggaggaaaggcaggaaatgTTTGCCATAGATAGGTAAAGTCAGGAATTCACAGGCAGGCAGCTCCTGGGCTCAGGTAGCTTCTCCCTGACTTCAAGAGTTATTGACCTGGTTTAGGGTTTTGCCCTTAATTTGCTGTAgtgtggaaaagaggaaatgggaCTGTGGGCTTTGTCATGGCCAGCTGGATCGGAGACCTCGTGTCCTGATCTGTAACTACAACAGAGAGGGATGAgctctctgcaaagctgctggtGTGGAGCTCTCAGTCCTTGGAGCAGCTATGTCCAGGTTTCTCCAGGCACAGGGTGTGTTGTTAGGCTGTATGGGAGTTGTAATGCTCTTGCTGTGCTCTGTGCCTGCAGGTTTTGGATGCAGTCAAAAAGCACGGCGTGAAGCTGACCACCGTCCTGACCACACATCACCACTGGTAACCGTCTGCTGTAGTGGGATCCCTCTGTGTAAACACAAGCAGTCAAGAATTGTTGCTTTTCTGCATCAAGTTGATCTTCTCCAAGCAGGAGCTTAGGTGTGAGGAGAAGGATCAGAGCTTGGAAAGCGTTCCCTTGGGCTTGCTATGACCAGAGAGATGCATTGGCGAGACCGCAAGCTCTGTGTCAGTGCCTTTAACCTCCACAATGCTGACTTCTTCCAGGTGGCcagtgaattaaaaatgtgtgtgaaGGTAGCTGTGGAGTACAGGAGGGAGCACACCCACAGCGAGGTGCCAGGACATGCCTGTACGGCATGCTACTGACAGTCAGCAGTTCTGGGAGGATTACCAGGGTTGCACATTAACTCTGCCAGGGACATAAAGATGAGTGTTCTGCTTTAGCAGTGTTGCAGAGCTGAACCTGAGTAACCTCTTCCATGGGTCATAGCGGAGCCACCTCTGTGGCTGGAGAGCCACCCCTCATCTGGAAGGACCAGTACTGTGAGCAAATGCTGAGCTGTTTGGCCATCTGTGTACCTGCTCCACAGTGTTCTGTGGGACCTGGAGTACATATCTCTCAGTTGTCCAAGTCTTCCTCTATCCTAGTTGCTGGAGAGCTGACAGTGAGCCACTAAGGCTGGTGTTTCCCAACTAGGATGAACCTGTGGGGGATGGTGACCCCCTCTCACTGCCCTGGTTGCTGCAGAAATCATCTTCATTCACATTGATGTGGCGTATCCATTGATACAAGAACAATGTCGGATACTGGGAGACTAGCTGATCAGAAATGATCACCTGGAGGTTACCACAGTAATATGAGTTAGGATAGATTTGTCTTCATCCTTGccaaaatccatttttctgaCCTTGCAGGGACCATGCTGGAGGAAATGAGAAGCTCGTAAAGATGGAGACGGGTTTGCGCGTGTATGGGGGAGACAGTAGAGTTGGAGCACTGACACAGAAAGTGTCTCACCTTACTTCACTCAAGGTAAAGGGAGGAAGCTGCAGGATTTGTCTGAGGGCATCTCCCGTTTGTGTCACAGCTCTGGAGCTGGACTGACATGATCCAACTTGAGTTGATATTGTGGTCACAGCACTTTTATCTTTTAACATCTTGGATGCAGTTGATAGTTGAACTGCAGCTTTTGTCCTTTTCCAACCCTGTGAACCCTAACCCCTCTGTCTCCTTTTGGCTGGCGATATCTTGTTGATGTGAACGCTGGCGTGGCTCAGCCACCTGCATTGCCTGGGTGTCCGTGTGCTCCTTGTCTGGTGTCTTACTGGGATGCTCAGAACCGATGTGTGAAAGGACAGGGCTTGTGTCCTGCTTAGAGCTCGGTTAACACtgaacaaacacaaaagaacGGGTCCTCTCTGAGCAACGGCTGAAACGCAGGGTGAAGAGAAGGTGGGCCAGCAGTGTGAGCTGCCAGTGTTGCTTTTCCAGAgccaaagcagcaaaacttgGTGGAACCAAGCTGTTTGTTTACAGATGAGCTGGCAGATGACGTAAACCACTGTGAAATGTGCAGACTGGCATCAGTGTCACTGCCCATCTTGCAGGGCATCTTTGGGAGGGTGAACAGCAAAGGAGCAGCGCAGAAGTACGCAGGAAAGTGTGCAAATGAAGGCTGTGGGGTAACATCCCCTTGGCTTCATGAATGTATTTaatccttcccttttcctgagTGTCATCTACTTCTTCCCTTcagcttcatttttgtttggaGCTTTTTACACTTGGTTAAGGGTATTGTGTGGCTTTGGATCTGTTTGCTCTTGCTGCCAACCAAACGCTGAGTCACTCTGCATGTAAATGAAAGAATCTTGCAGTTCTCTTTGTCGCAGCACCTGCTAGGAGGAATCGGCTCCCTTCCAAGTCCCTGCCATAAAACTCTCTTGCTGGACTCTCCCAGGAGGAAAGCTGATGCTTACTGGCCAGCTACGTGAGAATTCGCCTGTAGGACTACTAGACCATTGTAATAGTTGCAATACTTTTCTAACCATAGCAAACAGTAGCTTAAGCTTTAGtcttctgccttcttcccaggTGGGATCTCTTAATGTGAAATGCCTCTGTACGCCGTGTCACACTTCTGGACACATCTGTTATTATGTGACTAAGCCAAATAGCTCCGAGCCACCTGCAGTTTTTACAGGTGAGGGGTTGGGAGGTTCTTTGCCAGCAGTCTGTGTTGCAAGGAAGTAAGCTGCCCCTCTGCCTGTGCGCTCCTGACTCTGGATGTGCGCTCATCCCTTGCCACCGGGGCAGCTGCTTAACATCCACATTCTGGCCCTTTACCAAGCGATACCTTGTAGTAATCGTAGATGAAACTGGTGAAACCCCTCTGGGTTTGTAAACCACTGCTGGACACCCTGCAAGCAACATCAAGAGTGATCCCTGGATGAGTCCTGCATCTAGcactttcttcctttaaacAAGAGCTGTTGGTTTACTGTCTCAGGCCGAACTGTGGCCGATCCCAAAACCTGTTGCTTTTCCTTATATCTGTATTCatgtctgtaaaaaaaaactgagagaaaatagGGCACTAagagagagctgctgctgcatctcTGGTAGCCAAGTTCTGGATCTGGCTCCCCTTCCCTGACTGTCCCGTCATCCCTCTCCTGACGGGTGTTCTCCAGAGCTTGCATCAGCCGCTGCATGGAAGAAGTAACGACTTAAGCAAGATTTTAGGGAGCACCAGGGCGAAAATGCAGTGGCGACTCATCTTTGTTCAACTTCATAGCAAAGAGAACACGTGTTCCGTGTCCTAGAAGGGGCAAAGGGGACAGCAGGCTGCCCCCCAAGTAGAGATGTGCTGGCATCGTTTGCCTGGCGAGGCTGTGGGGGTTCCCACATTAGGAGCTGCGTTGGCCTCATGGGTTTAGGTAGCACCGAGCCTGTGTGGGGCAGCAGCATAGCCTGGCTCTCCCCGAGCTGCAGCGAGGACAGCAGTGGCAGGACAAGCCCTCAGGGACCCTGTGCTTCACGCTTTGGTACGAGGAGCCTTCCCTGGTCCTGATGCCGTGTCCTGCCTCCCTTGCAGGTGACACGCTCTTCGTGGCTGGGTGTGGGAAATTCTTCGAGGGAACCCCAGAGGAAATGTACAGAGCGCTGATTGAGATTCTGGGCAGCTTGGACCCCAAGACGGTATGAGCCCCTCCTTTTGCACTAGCAAATAACTGTCAGAAACTACCACCGATATCAAGGAACTGCCTTGCTAATAATGCTGTTGTTCAAAGAGAGAATTTGTTATGTGTTGAAGAAGTGAATGCTTAAATCAGGAATTGTCTTTGATGCTCAATACATGGAGCCCTCTGGGAAGGAAATGCTTATCCCAAATATGTTTGTGGTTGTGGGCGAAAGAGCAAGGGCTGCTTATTAAAACACAGGCAGCGAGCTGGGATGCCTGGGCTCTTCTGTCAGGCTTGCTGTAAATTGGCAGATAGTTCTGGTAATGatccgaggactggagcacctcctgtacaaggacaggctgagagagttgagggtgttcagcctggagaagagaaggctccaaggagatcttatagcgatcttccagtacctgaaaggggctccagggaagctgcagaCAGAGTTTTTAGCAAGGCCTGGACAAGGAGTAATCGTTTTAAACTAAGGAAGAGTAGATTTTGActggataaaaggaaaaaatgttttacagcgagggtggtgaggccctggcaca
Coding sequences:
- the HAGH gene encoding hydroxyacylglutathione hydrolase, mitochondrial isoform X1, whose amino-acid sequence is MLGGGCRAALAAGALLRAGQAQLRAAFLRTEHEQRKSKTVTQADMKVELLPALTDNYMYLLIDEETKEAAIVDPVQPQKVLDAVKKHGVKLTTVLTTHHHWDHAGGNEKLVKMETGLRVYGGDSRVGALTQKVSHLTSLKVGSLNVKCLCTPCHTSGHICYYVTKPNSSEPPAVFTGDTLFVAGCGKFFEGTPEEMYRALIEILGSLDPKTRVYCGHEYTINNLKFARHVEPDNVSIQEKLAWAKAKYDSGEPTIPSTIAEEFTYNPFMRVREKTVQQHAGETDPIRTMGAIRKEKDNFRVPKD
- the HAGH gene encoding hydroxyacylglutathione hydrolase, mitochondrial isoform X2 encodes the protein MKVELLPALTDNYMYLLIDEETKEAAIVDPVQPQKVLDAVKKHGVKLTTVLTTHHHWDHAGGNEKLVKMETGLRVYGGDSRVGALTQKVSHLTSLKVGSLNVKCLCTPCHTSGHICYYVTKPNSSEPPAVFTGDTLFVAGCGKFFEGTPEEMYRALIEILGSLDPKTRVYCGHEYTINNLKFARHVEPDNVSIQEKLAWAKAKYDSGEPTIPSTIAEEFTYNPFMRVREKTVQQHAGETDPIRTMGAIRKEKDNFRVPKD